The following coding sequences lie in one Synechococcus sp. CC9902 genomic window:
- a CDS encoding ParB/Srx family N-terminal domain-containing protein yields the protein MSLRLSVYQNIPKPTPDTPLVEVSVAALRPTQWCVGYAEVWARQVDFSSDSRQTRLDYLRKKPVPMVRNAAGSLWMVDRHHRLRSLLGIDPEATTWGYVIAEVDDQNPTAAITYLQTQGWLYLYDSRGQGPRHPSELPRSLLTLEDDPYRSLVWKLKQEGLIKPQAHIPYHEFRWAAWLRQRPLPPFSSRQLEPALAPARRLVCSESARNMAGWKGEKQPDS from the coding sequence GTGTCGCTTCGACTGTCGGTTTACCAGAACATTCCAAAGCCAACGCCAGACACGCCGCTGGTGGAAGTTTCTGTGGCAGCTTTACGCCCCACGCAGTGGTGCGTTGGCTATGCCGAGGTTTGGGCACGGCAAGTTGATTTTTCCAGTGACAGTCGCCAAACACGCCTGGACTATCTCCGCAAAAAGCCTGTGCCAATGGTGCGCAATGCAGCCGGCTCGCTCTGGATGGTGGATCGGCATCACAGGCTGAGATCTCTGCTCGGCATCGATCCTGAAGCCACCACATGGGGATATGTGATTGCTGAGGTTGATGATCAAAATCCAACGGCGGCGATCACTTATTTGCAGACGCAAGGATGGCTTTACCTCTACGACAGTCGTGGACAGGGTCCACGTCATCCCAGTGAGTTGCCACGTTCACTGCTGACGTTGGAAGACGACCCTTATCGCAGCTTGGTCTGGAAGCTCAAGCAAGAGGGGTTGATCAAACCTCAAGCCCATATTCCGTATCACGAATTTCGCTGGGCTGCCTGGCTCCGCCAACGGCCACTACCGCCATTTAGTTCGCGTCAATTGGAGCCTGCACTCGCCCCCGCCAGACGCTTGGTGTGCTCAGAAAGCGCCCGCAATATGGCCGGATGGAAAGGTGAAAAACAGCCTGACTCGTGA
- a CDS encoding glutathione S-transferase family protein, with amino-acid sequence MSVSSATATSVPTTPLSWDELTLHAMAEQERVQGPTNAQADLRLFGNDPNSVQVTLFRDHHAWCPYCQKIWLWLEFKRIPYKIQKVTMRCYGPKEPWFLKKIPSGMLPALELNGELITESDVILLALEQQFGPLGGAMTDSDSLELRHLERLLFRAWCIWLCSPGLTSRQQHQAQEQFRAVAQRFEQELNTTPGPWLRSDQPETVDLLFVPYVERMNASLAYYKGYRLRREHPNIDRWFRALESLETYRGTQSDMHTHVHDLPPQMGGCWSDNSELSTELAAKIDRGDGLGDDEAIWPDDTLHGQAALALSRVIRHRDQLLKRNPSGSQRFDLPLRCALTRLITGAACQPPKGSAASLRYLRDRISIPRDMPLPAGRLLRQALEATAAMDGPQQGEPLGLRNRFDQDPRAFLIRP; translated from the coding sequence ATGTCCGTTTCATCAGCCACAGCTACATCAGTCCCTACAACCCCCCTGAGCTGGGACGAGCTGACGTTGCACGCAATGGCCGAACAGGAACGTGTGCAAGGACCCACCAACGCCCAAGCCGACCTTCGTTTATTCGGCAATGACCCAAACAGTGTGCAAGTCACGCTGTTCAGGGATCATCACGCCTGGTGTCCCTACTGCCAAAAGATTTGGCTTTGGTTGGAGTTCAAGCGAATTCCCTACAAAATCCAAAAGGTGACCATGCGTTGCTATGGACCGAAGGAGCCTTGGTTTCTAAAAAAAATTCCCTCAGGAATGCTCCCTGCCTTGGAGCTCAACGGAGAATTGATCACAGAAAGTGATGTGATCTTGCTTGCTCTTGAGCAACAGTTTGGGCCCCTGGGCGGTGCGATGACCGACTCAGATTCTTTGGAACTTAGACATTTAGAGCGGCTCTTGTTTCGTGCTTGGTGCATCTGGCTCTGTAGTCCAGGGCTCACGTCTCGCCAGCAACACCAAGCCCAAGAGCAATTCAGAGCGGTGGCCCAGCGCTTTGAACAAGAGCTCAATACGACACCTGGCCCCTGGCTGCGCAGCGATCAACCCGAAACCGTTGATTTGTTATTTGTCCCGTACGTGGAACGAATGAACGCCTCGTTGGCGTACTACAAGGGCTATCGATTGCGGCGGGAACACCCCAACATCGATCGCTGGTTTCGTGCTCTTGAATCCCTGGAGACCTACCGCGGAACCCAGAGCGATATGCACACCCATGTCCATGATCTACCACCCCAAATGGGAGGTTGTTGGTCGGACAATTCGGAACTTTCCACCGAGCTTGCAGCCAAGATCGACCGTGGCGATGGACTCGGTGACGACGAAGCGATTTGGCCCGACGACACACTCCATGGTCAAGCGGCCCTTGCCTTATCTCGAGTGATACGCCATCGCGACCAGCTGCTAAAACGCAATCCATCCGGCAGCCAAAGATTCGACCTGCCATTGCGTTGCGCACTCACCCGACTCATTACCGGAGCAGCGTGCCAACCACCGAAAGGTTCTGCCGCATCACTGCGCTATCTACGCGACCGCATCTCAATTCCACGTGATATGCCCTTACCCGCAGGGCGTCTTCTCCGCCAAGCCCTAGAAGCAACAGCAGCCATGGATGGCCCACAACAGGGGGAACCGCTGGGGCTGCGAAATCGTTTTGATCAAGACCCCAGGGCTTTTTTGATTCGGCCATAG
- the gorA gene encoding glutathione-disulfide reductase, whose protein sequence is MELSFDLVVLGAGSGGLAAAKRAASYGARVAIVEGDRVGGTCVIRGCVPKKLLVYGAQARHQLADAPAYGLKLDSIQSDVPELLRRVRAEVDRLNTLHLGFLEKAGVTLISGWGRFTGPNRIGVSKQRGGALVSEVSGSRLLVAVGGRPVRPQIPGIEKTWVSDDMFELEDVPSSVVVVGAGFIACEFACILRGLGVSVTQVVRGPRLLRGFDAELSTSVLEGMRDSGINVVFGQTVTAVEGETGSLLAQLSDGTSRACGGVLMATGRRPWLQDLALEEAGISTEAGRIKVDSDSCTSVPHIYAVGDVTDRVNLTPVAIDEGRAFADSAFGTRHRCVDHDLVASAVFSDPELATVGLSEEVAVERFGAEGVVVHRARFRSMSRALPATGPRCLLKLVLEKESDRVLGCHMVGEHAAEIIQMAAIAVGMGATKADFDRTMALHPSVSEEFVTM, encoded by the coding sequence ATGGAATTGTCGTTTGATTTGGTTGTGCTCGGGGCTGGTTCAGGCGGGTTGGCAGCGGCTAAGCGGGCGGCAAGTTATGGCGCGCGTGTGGCGATTGTGGAGGGTGATCGCGTTGGTGGCACATGCGTGATCCGCGGTTGCGTGCCGAAGAAACTGCTTGTTTATGGCGCTCAAGCACGGCATCAACTGGCCGATGCACCTGCTTATGGCCTCAAGCTCGACTCCATCCAGTCCGATGTGCCGGAGCTGCTGCGTCGTGTGCGCGCTGAGGTGGACCGCCTCAACACGCTTCATTTGGGTTTTCTAGAGAAAGCTGGTGTGACGCTGATCTCTGGGTGGGGTCGGTTCACAGGACCAAACCGCATTGGTGTCTCTAAACAGCGCGGCGGAGCACTGGTCAGTGAGGTGTCTGGATCCCGCTTGCTTGTCGCCGTGGGTGGTCGGCCGGTGCGTCCGCAAATTCCGGGGATTGAGAAGACCTGGGTCAGTGATGACATGTTTGAGCTTGAAGATGTTCCCTCCTCGGTCGTGGTGGTAGGTGCCGGTTTCATTGCTTGCGAATTTGCTTGCATCTTGAGAGGACTTGGTGTTTCGGTAACGCAGGTGGTGCGTGGGCCAAGGCTGCTGAGGGGATTTGATGCCGAACTGTCCACTTCTGTGCTGGAAGGGATGCGGGATAGCGGGATTAATGTGGTGTTTGGTCAAACGGTCACCGCGGTCGAGGGCGAAACCGGTTCTCTCCTTGCCCAGTTGTCCGATGGAACCTCGAGAGCCTGTGGTGGTGTTCTCATGGCAACGGGGCGTCGCCCTTGGCTTCAAGATTTGGCCCTTGAAGAAGCAGGAATCAGCACTGAGGCTGGACGCATCAAAGTGGATTCCGATTCCTGCACATCGGTTCCTCATATCTATGCCGTTGGAGATGTCACAGATCGGGTGAATCTCACTCCGGTTGCGATCGACGAGGGACGGGCATTTGCCGATAGTGCCTTTGGTACGCGCCATCGTTGTGTAGACCATGATCTGGTCGCCAGTGCCGTTTTCAGTGACCCGGAGCTGGCGACGGTCGGTTTATCCGAAGAGGTCGCGGTTGAGCGGTTTGGCGCTGAGGGTGTTGTTGTGCACCGAGCCCGCTTTCGTTCAATGTCGCGTGCTTTGCCTGCTACGGGCCCTCGCTGTTTACTCAAACTTGTGCTGGAGAAGGAGAGTGATCGGGTGCTGGGATGTCACATGGTGGGTGAGCATGCGGCGGAAATTATTCAGATGGCGGCCATCGCTGTGGGAATGGGGGCAACCAAGGCCGACTTTGATCGCACCATGGCGTTGCATCCATCGGTGTCTGAGGAATTTGTGACGATGTAG
- a CDS encoding calcium/sodium antiporter, with product MPEFLQATIEVLLGIALLFGGGELFVQGSIALAVIFGIPQLVIGLTVVSLGTSAPELFVSLNSVFQGSDALALSNVVGSNIFNVMVVLGSSALVLPLRVESRLVRRDVPLMIAVSAAVWGMASAGRVTWQAGLALLLGLIINTIWEIRTAREQPDDSESAEPEIEENAAEGGWHLAVLRLIGGIAVLTVGSKVLVSGATSAATLLGVSEAVIGLTIVSAGTSMPELITSLVAALRGRTDLAIGNVVGSCLLNLMLVLGGTALVTGSQGLNVSPDLIHDDLPVMLLTSLACLPIFWTRGRISRLEGGLLLSLYVLYIVDNVLPRTNLSSWSDEFRLVMLCLVLPVVMITIITQAVVYWRTSR from the coding sequence ATGCCTGAATTTCTCCAGGCCACGATCGAAGTTCTCCTTGGCATCGCTCTGCTGTTTGGCGGTGGTGAACTTTTTGTTCAGGGGTCTATCGCCCTGGCTGTGATTTTCGGGATTCCTCAGCTGGTGATTGGACTCACCGTGGTGTCGCTGGGAACCAGTGCACCAGAGCTGTTTGTCAGCCTTAATTCCGTATTTCAGGGGTCCGATGCACTTGCCCTAAGCAACGTGGTGGGCAGCAACATCTTCAATGTGATGGTGGTGCTGGGGAGCAGTGCGTTGGTGCTGCCCCTGCGCGTTGAAAGTCGGCTGGTCCGCCGAGATGTGCCTTTGATGATTGCCGTTTCGGCCGCCGTATGGGGGATGGCGTCCGCAGGACGCGTGACCTGGCAAGCAGGCCTTGCCCTTCTCCTGGGCCTGATCATCAACACCATCTGGGAGATCCGAACCGCACGGGAACAGCCGGATGACAGCGAAAGTGCAGAACCAGAAATCGAAGAAAACGCCGCAGAAGGTGGATGGCACCTGGCTGTTCTACGGCTGATTGGTGGCATCGCAGTGCTCACGGTTGGATCCAAAGTTTTGGTGAGTGGCGCCACCAGCGCTGCAACGCTCCTCGGCGTCAGTGAAGCCGTCATCGGATTGACGATCGTGTCGGCTGGTACCTCCATGCCGGAACTGATTACGTCGCTCGTTGCAGCCCTCCGCGGTCGAACCGATTTGGCCATCGGCAACGTTGTTGGCAGCTGTCTTCTCAACCTGATGCTTGTCCTAGGAGGCACCGCATTGGTCACAGGAAGTCAGGGACTGAACGTCTCCCCCGACCTGATTCATGACGACCTACCAGTGATGCTTCTCACCAGCCTTGCTTGCCTCCCGATCTTCTGGACTCGAGGGCGGATCAGTCGATTGGAAGGTGGTTTGTTGCTGAGTCTTTATGTCCTCTACATCGTTGACAACGTTCTTCCCCGGACAAACCTCTCAAGTTGGTCTGATGAATTCAGATTGGTGATGCTTTGTTTGGTTCTACCGGTCGTGATGATCACGATCATCACGCAAGCCGTCGTGTATTGGCGGACGAGCCGTTGA
- a CDS encoding SulP family inorganic anion transporter: MLNRINATNLQGDAFGGVTAAVIALPMALAFGVAATGDPAPGLWGAVIIGLVAAVFGGTPTLISEPTGPMTVVFTSVILSFTATAPDKETAMAMAFTVVILAGIFQILFGVFRLGRYVTQMPYTVISGFMSGIGAILVILQLPAFLGQKAVGGVMGTLSNLPGLIMGVQPMELALAVITVALLWFTPASVKRFCPPQLLALVLGTLLSMTLFQNAGLKTIPPFEAALPTLHMPTFSGGQLRLMFVDAAVLGMLGCIDALLTSVVADSLTRTEHDSNKELVGQGLANIASGVFGGLPGAGATMGTVVNIQAGGRTALSGIIRALILMVVVLAFAPLASTIPLAVLAGIALKVGIDIIDWDFLQRAHHLSVKAAVITYGVIALTVLVDLITAVGIGVFVANVLTIDRMSALQSRKVKTISTADDDVELTPEEQALLDQASGKVLLFQLAGPMIFGVAKAISREHNAIGACQAVVFDLSEVSHLGVTAAIALENAVKEAIEVGRQVFLVGASGSTENRLQKLKLTDRLPTENITSDRITALRLAVAAIPADV; this comes from the coding sequence TTGTTGAATCGCATCAACGCCACGAACCTCCAAGGCGATGCCTTCGGCGGAGTTACCGCCGCTGTGATTGCTTTGCCGATGGCATTGGCTTTCGGTGTGGCTGCCACCGGTGACCCGGCTCCGGGGCTTTGGGGAGCCGTGATTATTGGGCTTGTGGCCGCGGTGTTCGGCGGCACGCCCACATTGATCTCGGAACCCACGGGTCCGATGACGGTGGTTTTTACCTCAGTGATCCTGAGTTTTACGGCCACTGCGCCGGATAAAGAAACGGCGATGGCGATGGCCTTCACCGTGGTGATCCTCGCTGGGATCTTCCAAATTCTTTTTGGTGTTTTCCGCCTTGGGCGTTACGTCACCCAGATGCCATACACGGTGATATCCGGCTTCATGTCGGGCATCGGCGCCATCTTGGTGATCCTTCAGCTGCCGGCATTTTTGGGTCAGAAAGCGGTGGGTGGGGTGATGGGAACCCTCTCCAATCTTCCTGGTTTGATCATGGGTGTGCAGCCCATGGAGCTAGCGCTTGCGGTGATCACTGTCGCGCTTTTGTGGTTTACCCCTGCCAGCGTCAAACGCTTTTGTCCGCCTCAGCTTCTCGCCCTAGTCCTCGGCACCCTGCTGTCGATGACGCTTTTTCAAAACGCAGGCTTAAAAACAATTCCGCCGTTTGAAGCAGCGTTGCCCACGCTGCATATGCCTACCTTCTCCGGTGGTCAGCTGCGCTTGATGTTTGTAGATGCTGCTGTTTTGGGCATGCTCGGCTGTATTGATGCGTTGCTCACCTCGGTGGTGGCAGACAGCCTCACCCGCACGGAGCACGATTCCAATAAGGAGCTTGTCGGTCAGGGCCTGGCCAATATTGCCTCCGGTGTATTCGGTGGTCTTCCTGGAGCTGGAGCCACGATGGGCACCGTTGTGAACATCCAAGCGGGGGGACGTACGGCGCTCTCTGGAATTATCCGAGCGTTGATTTTGATGGTGGTAGTGCTGGCGTTTGCCCCACTGGCCTCGACGATTCCGTTGGCAGTTTTGGCCGGAATCGCGCTGAAGGTGGGGATCGACATCATCGATTGGGACTTCCTGCAAAGGGCTCACCATCTCTCGGTGAAGGCGGCTGTGATCACCTATGGGGTGATTGCCCTGACGGTGCTCGTGGATTTGATCACGGCCGTTGGCATCGGAGTGTTCGTTGCCAACGTGCTCACGATTGATCGCATGAGTGCGCTTCAGTCGAGAAAAGTGAAGACCATCAGTACTGCCGACGACGACGTGGAGCTCACGCCCGAAGAGCAGGCTCTTTTAGATCAGGCTTCCGGCAAGGTGCTGTTGTTCCAGCTCGCTGGACCGATGATTTTCGGGGTCGCAAAGGCGATTTCCCGTGAGCACAATGCCATTGGTGCTTGTCAGGCCGTCGTGTTCGACCTTTCTGAGGTGTCTCACCTCGGCGTAACAGCTGCGATCGCCCTTGAAAATGCTGTGAAGGAGGCGATTGAGGTGGGGCGCCAAGTGTTCCTTGTGGGCGCTTCAGGCAGCACTGAAAATCGTCTTCAAAAACTCAAACTCACCGACCGTTTGCCGACTGAGAACATCACCTCGGATCGGATCACGGCATTGCGCCTGGCGGTGGCAGCGATTCCTGCTGATGTCTGA
- the pyrC gene encoding dihydroorotase: MSDQIQLIAPDDWHVHLRDGEMLKQVVPYTAQMFRRAIVMPNLRPPVVTVEAAKAYRDQIVAACHPNWGFTPLMTAYLTDDIAPEEIERGFHEGVFTAAKLYPANATTNSAAGVTELRHIHGVLLVMERIGMPLLIHGEVTDVDVDVFDREAVFIERSLKPIRDRYPGLKVVLEHITTEQAVDFVGSADQNLAATITPHHLHINRNAMFAGGLRSDFYCLPVAKRERHRLALRRAAMSGDRRFFLGTDSAPHARPGKESSCGCAGIFNAPHALESYAMAFAQDDKLDKLEAFASLHGPAFYGLPVNEGIVTLQRDDKLVPNVVNGLVPFHAGETLPWRLQPCT, translated from the coding sequence ATGTCTGATCAAATTCAACTCATTGCGCCGGATGATTGGCATGTCCATCTGCGTGATGGAGAGATGCTGAAGCAAGTGGTGCCATACACCGCTCAGATGTTTCGTCGGGCAATTGTGATGCCGAATCTCCGACCGCCTGTGGTGACGGTGGAAGCGGCCAAGGCCTATCGAGACCAGATTGTCGCGGCCTGTCATCCGAACTGGGGATTTACTCCGTTAATGACGGCTTATCTCACCGACGACATCGCCCCAGAAGAGATTGAACGGGGATTTCATGAGGGTGTTTTCACCGCAGCCAAGCTTTATCCCGCCAATGCCACCACAAATTCCGCAGCAGGAGTGACGGAGCTCAGACACATCCATGGTGTTCTGCTTGTGATGGAACGCATCGGTATGCCCCTGCTGATCCATGGGGAAGTCACCGATGTTGACGTGGATGTGTTTGATCGGGAGGCGGTTTTCATCGAGCGTTCTCTGAAGCCGATCCGCGACCGTTATCCCGGCCTCAAAGTGGTGTTGGAGCACATCACTACAGAACAGGCGGTGGATTTTGTGGGCTCTGCAGATCAAAACTTGGCGGCAACGATTACGCCCCACCATCTCCACATCAACCGCAATGCCATGTTTGCGGGCGGCCTTCGCAGTGATTTTTATTGCCTACCGGTGGCAAAACGCGAACGCCATCGCTTGGCCCTTCGACGGGCAGCAATGAGCGGTGATCGGCGCTTCTTTCTTGGCACTGACTCGGCTCCGCATGCCAGACCCGGCAAAGAGAGTTCCTGTGGTTGTGCTGGCATTTTCAATGCTCCCCATGCCTTGGAGAGCTATGCCATGGCGTTTGCCCAGGACGACAAGTTGGACAAACTTGAAGCCTTTGCGTCGTTGCATGGACCGGCGTTTTATGGCTTGCCGGTGAATGAAGGCATCGTCACATTGCAACGGGACGACAAATTGGTGCCAAATGTGGTGAATGGGCTCGTTCCCTTTCATGCTGGGGAGACGCTCCCTTGGAGGCTTCAACCATGCACGTGA
- a CDS encoding TlpA family protein disulfide reductase, which produces MHVIKFSSEDCGTCHRMSHYDAKVAEELGCTFVSVMLQDTEAYRKYRKILLKQYPNKEGMGWPTYLLVTDPEGDFTIHAELKGGMQKGEFRTKLADLLPS; this is translated from the coding sequence ATGCACGTGATCAAGTTCAGCTCTGAGGACTGCGGTACTTGCCATCGGATGAGTCATTACGACGCCAAGGTGGCCGAAGAACTTGGCTGCACCTTTGTGTCTGTAATGCTTCAAGACACTGAGGCGTATCGCAAATATCGCAAAATTCTCCTGAAGCAATACCCGAACAAGGAGGGAATGGGCTGGCCCACCTACCTATTGGTGACCGATCCTGAGGGCGATTTCACCATCCATGCTGAGCTGAAGGGCGGAATGCAGAAAGGCGAATTTCGCACCAAGCTTGCGGATTTACTTCCGTCTTGA
- a CDS encoding NAD(P)H-quinone oxidoreductase subunit L, translating to MDFQALLSQLPQETLFVLLAYGAVLGTYLIAVPLALYAWINLRWYRMSKFERLGVYGLVFLFFPGMIVFAPFINLRLSGQGEV from the coding sequence TTGGACTTTCAGGCCCTCCTAAGCCAACTCCCCCAGGAAACGCTGTTCGTGCTGCTGGCCTATGGGGCAGTGCTTGGCACCTATCTCATTGCCGTTCCTCTCGCGCTTTACGCCTGGATCAATCTGCGCTGGTACCGCATGAGCAAGTTTGAACGTTTAGGGGTTTACGGACTCGTGTTCCTGTTCTTCCCGGGAATGATCGTGTTTGCTCCTTTCATCAACCTCCGTCTGAGCGGCCAGGGAGAGGTTTGA